In Streptomyces nodosus, one DNA window encodes the following:
- a CDS encoding type II toxin-antitoxin system VapB family antitoxin, with protein sequence MIFKRIGNGRPYPDHGRESTRQWADVAPRPVRLDQLVTTKQQLDLETLLAEDSTFYGDLFAHVVKWRGDLYLEDGLHRAVRAALQQRQVLHARVLELD encoded by the coding sequence GTGATCTTCAAGCGCATCGGAAACGGCCGGCCGTACCCCGACCACGGCCGGGAGAGCACCCGGCAGTGGGCGGACGTCGCGCCGCGCCCGGTCCGCCTCGATCAGCTGGTGACGACCAAGCAGCAGCTCGACCTGGAGACCCTGCTCGCCGAGGACTCCACCTTCTACGGCGACCTCTTCGCGCATGTCGTGAAGTGGCGGGGCGATCTGTATCTGGAGGACGGCCTCCACCGCGCGGTGCGCGCGGCGCTCCAGCAGCGGCAGGTCCTGCACGCACGCGTGCTCGAACTCGACTGA
- a CDS encoding HdeD family acid-resistance protein: MTDIPDRPPHGSAYDDRHVHATRDPHAPASSPYGVEPPFEGVLHALSRTAWQVVLLTGLASLVLGIVLLVWPGPSLLVAGILFGLYLIVSGVLQLAAAFGTHKTTALRVLAFISGTLSILLGLFCFRGPLESILLLALWIGIGWLIRGVTQAMAAAHDPGMPARAWQIFLGVVTFVAGVVLIVSPFTSIALLTWVAGWWLLVVGVIEIITAIRLHGHAQQQIPRTV, encoded by the coding sequence ATGACCGACATACCGGACCGTCCGCCCCATGGCTCCGCATACGACGACCGCCATGTCCACGCCACCCGCGACCCGCACGCGCCGGCCTCGTCGCCGTACGGGGTCGAACCCCCCTTCGAGGGGGTGCTGCACGCGCTCTCCCGCACCGCCTGGCAGGTCGTCCTGCTCACCGGCCTCGCGTCCCTGGTCCTGGGGATCGTGCTCCTGGTGTGGCCGGGCCCGTCCCTGCTCGTCGCCGGGATCCTCTTCGGCCTCTATCTCATCGTCAGCGGCGTGCTCCAGCTGGCCGCCGCCTTCGGCACCCACAAGACCACCGCGCTGCGCGTCCTGGCCTTCATCAGCGGCACCCTGTCGATCCTGCTGGGACTGTTCTGCTTCCGCGGCCCCCTGGAGTCGATCCTGCTGCTCGCACTGTGGATCGGCATCGGCTGGCTGATCCGCGGCGTCACCCAGGCCATGGCCGCCGCCCATGACCCGGGGATGCCCGCCCGCGCCTGGCAGATCTTCCTCGGCGTCGTCACCTTCGTCGCCGGCGTCGTGCTGATCGTCTCGCCGTTCACCTCGATCGCGCTCCTCACCTGGGTCGCCGGATGGTGGCTGCTGGTGGTCGGCGTCATCGAGATCATCACGGCGATCCGGCTGCACGGCCATGCCCAGCAGCAGATCCCGCGCACGGTGTGA
- a CDS encoding LytR C-terminal domain-containing protein: protein MSMLTPPGMGGQYRITGDKYPRMRRPPRRGRLVFAVAASVAVLGLIGWGALQLIDVFTGGKGGTTASAKANCAKRAGASPAPVAKSLPAPRQITVNVLNATPRSGLAKDTADELEKRGFHIGDVGNATEEFDKKVKGVALLLGPKASADTSLPVLGAQLTGALEKRAQPARTGTTVDLILGDKFTSLASKPDADKALAALTHPAPSASTDKAAGKGC, encoded by the coding sequence ATGAGCATGCTGACTCCCCCCGGCATGGGTGGCCAGTACCGGATCACGGGGGACAAGTACCCACGGATGCGCCGGCCCCCGCGCCGCGGCAGGCTGGTGTTCGCCGTCGCCGCCTCCGTGGCCGTCCTCGGACTGATCGGCTGGGGGGCGCTGCAGCTCATCGACGTCTTCACCGGCGGCAAGGGCGGGACGACGGCATCCGCCAAGGCGAACTGCGCCAAGAGGGCGGGCGCCTCGCCCGCGCCGGTCGCCAAGTCCCTGCCCGCCCCCAGGCAGATCACCGTGAACGTCCTCAACGCCACGCCCCGCAGCGGCCTCGCCAAGGACACCGCGGACGAGCTGGAGAAGCGGGGCTTCCACATCGGTGATGTGGGCAACGCGACCGAGGAGTTCGACAAGAAGGTCAAGGGTGTCGCGCTCCTGCTCGGCCCCAAGGCCTCCGCCGACACCTCGCTGCCCGTCCTGGGCGCCCAGCTCACCGGAGCCCTCGAGAAGCGCGCCCAACCCGCCCGCACCGGCACCACCGTCGACCTGATCCTGGGCGACAAGTTCACCTCGCTGGCGAGCAAGCCGGACGCGGACAAGGCGCTGGCGGCGCTGACCCACCCGGCCCCCTCCGCGTCCACGGACAAGGCCGCCGGGAAGGGCTGCTGA
- the upp gene encoding uracil phosphoribosyltransferase, whose translation MRLHVVDHPLVAHKLTTLRDRRTDSATFRRLADELVTLLAYEATRDVRTEEVDVETPVATTSGVKLARPRPLVVPILRAGLGMLDGMVRLLPTAEVGFLGMIRNEETLQASTYASRMPEDLSGRQVYVLDPMLATGGTLVAAIQELIKRGADDVTAVVLLAAPEGVEVVERELAGTPVTVVTAAVDERLNELGYIVPGLGDAGDRLYGAAE comes from the coding sequence ATGCGTCTCCACGTCGTCGACCACCCCTTGGTCGCCCACAAGCTCACCACGCTGCGCGACCGGCGTACCGATTCGGCCACCTTCCGTCGGCTCGCCGACGAGCTCGTCACCCTGCTCGCCTATGAGGCCACGCGGGACGTGCGCACCGAAGAGGTCGACGTCGAGACCCCGGTCGCCACGACCTCCGGCGTCAAGCTCGCCCGTCCGCGTCCCTTGGTGGTGCCGATCCTGCGGGCCGGCCTCGGCATGCTGGACGGCATGGTCCGGCTGCTGCCGACCGCCGAGGTGGGCTTCCTGGGCATGATCCGCAACGAGGAGACGCTGCAGGCCTCCACCTATGCCTCGCGGATGCCGGAGGACCTCTCGGGGCGTCAGGTGTACGTCCTGGACCCGATGCTCGCGACCGGCGGAACGCTGGTCGCGGCGATCCAGGAGCTGATCAAGCGCGGTGCGGACGATGTGACGGCCGTGGTGCTGCTCGCCGCCCCGGAGGGCGTCGAGGTGGTGGAGCGCGAGCTGGCGGGCACCCCGGTCACGGTGGTGACGGCCGCGGTCGACGAGCGCCTCAACGAGCTCGGCTACATCGTCCCGGGCCTGGGCGACGCGGGCGACCGGCTCTACGGGGCCGCGGAGTAG